Below is a genomic region from Rhododendron vialii isolate Sample 1 chromosome 5a, ASM3025357v1.
CCAACAAAACATGCACCCACGTAGGGATGAGCGCGAaagagaaaacagaaagaaaagaagacatCAACAAATAAAATCAAGTATTTTGGAGTAGATCAAGCAGACCAAGTCTGAGTGGCCTTCAACAACCCATAATAATCTCTAAAAGCATTTTCTCCCTCAGAAACCCACGTAATATCACATGTATCTGATATTTCaaacatcaaaataaataatattagagtaaaaaattaaattagaaCAACACCTACCTCCTTTTAAAAGTCCTTGTAACTCTCAAAATTCACCAAGTCAGAAGTTATACCCTCATCTTCCGGATCCCTTCCAAACTCCTCATACGTTTCTCTGTGAATCAATGTTATTTATACCGTTCCGTACTGGCCGGTACATAccatttttgacaaaatccAGTACTCTACATCTCTAATTCCGTTCCGGCTCAAATACCGGTGGGGACAATACCGGATGGTACCAGACTActtttaaattcatttttttcttcaagtaccggacaataccggacggtaccgggcaaataccggacggtaccggacaaataccggattttttattttttatttattttaaaaaagtgtatattatactataaattcttttaagtctgaaaataacactaatagcgatcaatccgaaatggtacccggtatttgaccggtaccggtacgtaccgtactagtaggaaaaccggtaccctgacTGGTACGATATTCAGAACATTGCTGTGAATCCCAACAAACATTTCTCCTTATGCTCAACACCCACCTCCTTTTAAAAGACCTTCAccagaaacttttatgtattccAGGGGTATCAAGGGGTTGGTATCCCCTACAGTCCATTTTGcatttttcggccattttctgatcatattttgatgatcggctacgttcattttgtagagttcggcgaAAACCTCAATTATACCAAAAATCGTGTTCATTGAACTTTAGTAGGTACATGATCGGCAAacgtgaaaattgaagaaaatcaaaattggatccaaaaacaaactgaatcggaacccaattttgattttttggagattttcacatgtgccgatcatgtgtcaaataaagtccgatgaacacgatttttggTATGAATAAAGTTCTCAcggaactctacaaaatgataTAGCCGATCATTAAAATGTGATCAGAAATGGCCGAAAAGTGCGAAACGGACCAGAGGGGATACCAACCCCCTTTGGTATCCCCGGTGCATAAAACTATAAAAGTTTCTCCTTGTTGACATTGTCGTTGTCCTTATTTTGCTAGGAATTCGCAAACACTGCCCTCAATTGTGAACCACTAAAGTttagggcctgtttgataaaacttaAATTGAATgccaaaaaattaagtactaaaagctgaatgctgaattttttaagatGAAAAGTtatttggtaaacatattaagtattgaattaaaaaaatgataaattaattttagtttcgattctcttttaatttactaatggtcataatgtacttataataatggtggaatgctgattgtggtggtggtggtgtgttggtggtgatggagtggtggtggtggcgatgtTGGAGTGCTGGTgatagtggtgtaatggtggtggagtgatggtgatgtaatGGTGGTAGTGAGTGATGGCGGTGgagtgatagttgtgcaatggtggcattgtggtggtggcagtggcggcggcgatggtgtggtggtggtggtggcagtgtggtaatggtggtggtggtgatggagtgatagaGGAGTGGTGATggtgtggtggtgatggtggtggaggagtggtggtgggagtggtggaggagtggtggcgggagtgatggtggtggtgatggcggcggcgaagtggtggtggtggtggagtggttgtaggagtggtggtagtggtgggagtgggagtggttgtggtgaTGGTATGTtgattaaatgcaagtacacaagaattcagctagaattaagtagctcaaagctatttaatttttttcaactttttagcctacattttaagtagcacttaatttgttaagcaatataTAATatcgttatcaaacctactgaatcacttatttcTTAATTGATTTAGTTTTAAGTtttgaatttaggttatcaaacaagccctaagtTTGTGActtgaatcgttcatttttttctgaaaattgaGCATATTatgtgtaccaaaaatcatattgatctCTTGATAGATATATAATTGAGACACATTTGCACAATAAACGGTATCCAATCATATGGATACCTTTTGGGGATATGGTGTGATAGCTCATTAGGGTCTATTGTAAAAAAATCCCTAGTGAAAACTTGTTAATGACAAGATCAAAATTTTCCATAGTTTTTAGTGCAATTCATTTCAAACATATTAATCAAGGTGCAAAAAAATGCTCAGATTGTCCTTAGCAATTATCCTGGACATAATTTTGTCACTCCGCAACTACTTTGGAAGCACTTGTTCGCTTGGACTTGGGATAGGGCCATCATCTCTTGATTTTTAAAACTTTATATTACATAGAGAAGAGGGCGAGTACATCTACATCAAACTTGACCAACCTACCTTGCATAGCAGCTACTACTTCATCTTATGTTTGAAACAATGAAAGTTAGGGGTGTTTCTGGTaacaatttgagaaaaaaacatAGGTGTTTATACCATGTCGTTGCGCTTTACGTGGCCTGCACTAGCTCAAAGGCAGTGGAAGAAGGTTTTATACATTTCAAATCGATGGAAATTGACTTTGAGCTGGGATTATACATTACTAGGGCAGTTGTTTTGACataagattattttttttcaacaagaTAGATATATTGTTTCGATGATAGAAGAATGTGAGAAATTCATAATGTCAAAACAAACAATTgtcttttttgcaaaaaaaaagaagcaaaaccacAGAGATCATCATAGAAATGAGGTTTCCAAACTAGCAGCAACCTGTACTAGAAGATATTCTAAAATGCAGACCACTGCAGAAACACTTCTTCTGAGCAGAAAGGGTCTAGAGGCCCATTGTCCCCATAATCTCATCATCCTCAGTCCTCACCATGCACACACATGATCTAACAATGATGGCGAACACAAATAATCCCCGCATTAAAAGATGATAAAGAAAACCCCAACAGAATGAGATTTCCACAGGCACAAACAAATATCAGCAACCAAGTTTAGGTAAAACCTAGGCCAAAACAAAGAGAGGCCTGCTGAATGCAACATTACCAAAAATATTCTAGTTTAGCAGAGGGAAAGTTGGCCAGGAAATGTTCCGTTACACAAAGAACATGGTTGTCAACCATGTAATATTATTCTACAACTAAACATACTTATGGTCTTTTCCGCTTCAATGACCTACAATTATTACATTTGCAGTTATCACAATTCGTGGTATTGGGAACCTTATTCTGAACCTTTAGTTTGGTGGTTACTTTATTTCCCAAGAGAAGTTGCTGATATTCCCTTACATGCTCGTCAAGGCCCATTAAAATCCATTCCCCATCCTCATCTTTATACTTAACCTTGAAACTACCAAGCTTGCGCTCCAGTGTCTTTGACATTACTTCCTTCAGTTCTTTAATTCCTGATGTGAGAGGGAATTGAAATTTTATATTGTCACCCTGATATGTTGCCTCTATCTTCACAGAACCCTTATCTTGCCTTTCTGTGGGAAGAGGCATCATGTAGGGAATAGCCATTGTGTGGTGGATAGTACGCATGGGTTGGCTCAGAGCAGGATCTGACATTGAAGATCCAGAGACATTTCCCTCCATAAAATGCTCATCCACGGAAGCTAGCAAATTTTCCAGATTTTCTGAACTTCCCGTTGCGTGGGAAAAAGGATGCATGGGTTGGGTTGGAGCAAGATCAGAACATGAACCGACTGTCCAGTTACCAAACCCAAAGACATTTCCCTCCGAAAGAGGCTCTTGCTGTGCAGCTACTACTTGTGAAGCTAACAAATCTCTCCTATCTTGCAAACTCCCCATGTTCTCATTTGGCACCTCTATTGATGCTATCTGAGGTTGTGAAAACACAAGATCATTGTGATATGGATAGGTAGTGTACTGCATTGTTTGACCTTCCAGTTGAAACGCCCATTTAGAAGAACCCCTTGCTGCTTCAGTTTCACTGTACACAGCTGAAATACAAAAATCCGAATTGTGACAATGATCAGGGAAAGAATCATGAAAAGTAGGAGATTGATCTTTCACTCGACATGCCCATTCAGAGGAACCCCCTGCTTTTTCACAAAGTCAATAAGATAATTACAGGAGAAGAATCATGAAAGGAGGGGTTTTCACGATACCTATTGTTGAATCATTTTCTGTATTCAAAGCAATTGAGTGTTCAATTAAATCTCGTTGAAACTCATTTGCCTCCTGATTTTGGCCATCCGGTTCTCCCTCCATTCTAGCATGCACATTATGCAATGGCGTCTTGCATGCGGTTGATGTATTCCTTTCTCCATGTTGATCAGGAGGTCTCCCGACTgtttggagaaaagaaaagaagtaattaggaatgagagaaaatagaagagGAGTGAATagtagaaagaaaaacaaagaaggttCAATTATATGGATCATAAAAACAGGTACCCATTGTCAGCAAGACTTAGGGACAAAATTGGTAATCAATTGTGAGACTCGTACTTCATGTTTCTTCCGGTTAACAGTTAATAATGGAGATTAATATATATAATTGGAAGGTTTGTGGATATATGAGTAAATAATAGGGATGAAAGATGCTAAAGAGATTACTTAGGAAATTGGAGTTAATTAGTTTTACACGTGTACAATTCTTTGTGTGGTTGAAGGATGACAGTCATATTAGTATGAGAAATATGGGTAATTGAATGGTTAAATCTATTAGGAACGTGGAAACAAATTAAGGGGATTTTGGTGGGGAATCATGAGGATAACAAGAGCAACAAATATGGGAACAAAAGGGAGGACCAGGAACGGTCTCGACTGGGTGGGGAGGATGGAGATTTTAGGAGCAGATGTGGAAGTCGTGTATTTTGATATTAGGTGCTTGAGTGATTGGgtgaaattctgaattttgtTTAGAGGGAGAGTAACGGCGGTACGTGGAAGGAGGAACTAGAGTAAGtttcaaataccaaaaaagATTTGTAAATATTAAGGAAGTGGGTGACGGCGTTTCagtttgtttgttgtttattGAGTTGGTGAGAATTTTGCTATGTCTTGGTCGTGGTGCGAggatccgggtcgttacataaATACGTGCATTCCCTTTCTGCACCTTTAACTTTTGGACAGATAAAAATTTGATTAAGGATTGTGTTATCGCACTCCATTGCTCTCTAGTTATCCAAACAGGTGACTAGGAAGAGGGGGCGAAGATAAAAGGCAAGATAAATAGATATTTGTATTGTATCCTCTTTATTTAGTATCCTCATCTCTGTTAGGGAAAGATAGGTGATAGAAGGAAATAAAGGTTGTCATATTATGTGAATCATAAAAATCGTAACCTTTTGTCAGGACAGTGCTGatcattacttattttttgtatggattaaaaaattggatTGTTAGGGTATTATAGAttgggatgatgctatggtgtccccagttattttggagacaccgtaatttttgacataactttatcattatgagcataattaaaactcattacaagcataacagaacccaaataaggcataactaaggaatatctaaaaaaccaatcaagacataaccaaactcaaccaaggcataacaattaagttatgccttgttatggttctgttatgcttataatggttttggttatactcataatagatTTTGATTATGCTCAtagtgattttgttatgccaaaagttacggtatccccaaaatgaccggggacaccgaagtcattccctattGGTTATCCATTTCTCTCTTCTTAACTATTCAAACAGGTGACTAGGAAGGAGGGGGAGGAATTACCACTGTTGCTTGCTCGATTTTGCCGCCGAGGAATCCCTTTATCCCTACAGACGCGCTTAAGGGTGGACACGCTAACTGCATGAGCAAGGATAtatagaaaacaagaaaacagtATTGTTATATTGCTTCCAACAGAATAACCCAGCTCTCCTTAGAGAGTTAGTGAattcaaaacaagaaacagATAGCAAGCAATAACTTACCGTCCAAGATCTTCGCAACATCTTCACGTTTACTGCCAAAATGTAGTTCAAGATCCTCACGACGAATTATACAGGAAGCTGtcccttttcccttttctgatttcttctTTCCTCCCTTATCAGGATGATCTCCACCAGAGCCACGCCCACCACCAGATCCACGCCGATCTTGTCCGCTACTGCCACCGCCACCAGAGCCACGCCGGTCTTTTCCGCCACCGCCAGTGTGCGATCTATTTCTTGCATGTAGTGGAAAGTGCGCTTGATTAGAAGGCTATTAATTGTAATTGAAGCcttagaaatcaaaatcaaacgtACCGTAGGAACTCCTTGACATCAGGTATCTGGGGCTCTAGGATATCGGGTATCGGGGACTTCATGCTATCGGGCATCGCTTCGTATCTTTTCGTCTACCTCAGGTCAAAGCTCAATCCAGAGTCTGGCTTCTGGCGTTTCCTAAAGGAAGACGGCGTCAAACACGTGGTTGATCACGACGGTAATCCATGAATGTAGGAAGGTAAACGGACTTCGCTATGGGTAGTTGGACAGCCACCGGACAGCTATCCAATACCGATGCTAATTTTGATCTGGTTTCATTCGTTTCATTAATTTGCTTGTTTCTTTGTGAAAGGGGTTTGATGGCTTCACTCTGGTTGGGTTTTCCGTTCAATAGAACAGACAGTCACTTACGAGTACGTCTTTACGACTCTTTACCATTATTAAGACTGTTTTGGCTTTGTTGGTTTGGTAATTATGGGTATTTTAGCTAGTTTTGGTAgtgaataaaaagagaaatagagtaatgaccGGAGAGAGACATATAATGAGTGAATCGACatagagagataaatgagaataataattgaagaaataagataataattgaaaagaaaaataaaataataattacaaaacaaaattaaaacttttCTAAACTTAGAAACGAATCCATCATGTTTATGTTTATTTTGCaatgagccttttttttttttataatcccTTTCGTCAAAATATTACTCCAGTAGGTGTTCTAGTTTCTCATAAAATCAGAAaagaaacttttgaaaaataaaggtaattttaagctaaaaaattatgtgtttacccaaataattttctatcaatatagatcttatttaatagatcgcattgagatattttaaacggtgaaaaaaattaaaaaattattttttattttcgttatagttgaacttaaaattactgctgtgtttggtttgtgttttgaaaagttttttgaaaaataataaagataataagtggagagagatagaaaaaaatgttaaaagtaagagaaatttttaaaaaaattcttttcgaaagcaaaaagaagaaggcatattttttttaaaaagggacggCACCTAACCGCTCTCGGAATTGCCGCGAACCCTTCCTAGGAGGGGGTTCAGCTGTCAGCGTCATCACGTTGTACACTCTAATCAGGAAGACTAGCAAAGGGCTCATCAGCAAGTCTACActtcccgatcggaatcccgacgtccCACTGGAAATGCTCCGGCCATCatacggccaatccgagccgtccaacaattttagaaaaaaaatctgaGTGGGCTCTCGTGAGAATAAATGGCATTCGACATgcgtaagtggccgatccaagcactccatttttgtgtttggatcagccaaaaatgaagtgtttggatCATCCAAAAATGAAGTGCTTGGATCGGCTActtacacatgtcggatgccgtttattctcgcgaTCGCCcactcagatttttttttttaaatttttggacggttcggatcggtcaTCTGATGGCCAGAGCTTGCCCAACGGAGGGTGGGAATGccgatcgggatttcccgatcggAAACTGTAGACTTTCCGAAGGGCTCATTGACATAAAAAGTCTGTGTTTGCACGTGAAAAGGCCCGCGCCAGTGATTTATGGGGAAGTGTGTGACAGAGAGGGGAGCAGGggtgttcttctttttcaaaaaattctttttaaaaaaaagataattttaaatttaaatataataaataaaaaaaattttaattttttttgcatcgtttaaaagatcttaatgaaatgtatcaaacaagatttatattagtaggaaaattatttaagtaaataagtgatttttgagcttgaaattatcttttttttttaaaaaaaattttttaaaaagggcaACACCCCCGTACGAGTGGACTGTGGAGGGAGAGGAGGGCATGCTTTTGGAAGGAATGAAGAGAGTGGGTGTAAATGCGCATGGGAGAATTTTGTTAGacatgaatttacaaaataaatacGCGCGGGACTCATAAGGATGTACTCCTTCCACACAGGACCGAACCGGAAATCTCCCATGATTACATCTCACTTTCCACTTACAAATATTGAATTGAGTTGATATCTCATGAAGGCACTTGAAAAATTTAATGAATATCTCAAATCGTTTATGTTAAACTCGTAGAGATTCTCATATTGCGACCAATTTTCAGTGTGTGTAGATACAACGGTTGTTGACTTACGATCTTGTTCTCTTCtgagaccttttttttttatctttattcaattaGTTTTCCAATTGCTAATTTTGCGCCTAAATTTTTTgtgttattgattttttttttgtcgcgATGAATAGAAAAAGTATAAACATTACAACTTTTAtccaactatttttaaaaatatccagTCCAAAAAGCTtgctttgaagtttttttttttttttgtgtggatattttcaaaaatatttgggtaaaattattattattatttttttacttttccgaatcATCTttttgagacgaatcaataatatACAAGAATTAtgcgcaaaactagcaaatacggAAAAATTTGAATGACAACAAACCAAGAAAAGTCCAAAAGAGTTTGGTGGAataatgtagagacccgtaaattcattttataattttgttattttataaatgaaaaagtggtggattaatgagaatattAAAGTTGGGGGTCAAAATGTGAGAAGTTAAAAGCCATGAGCGTTCGTGTgattagtgcatgtgtgtgccgtgtataccaggagaaatccttttcttttttcaatttcatctcatcactctctcgtctctcgatctctctcactctctcactcaaccactcaaaactcacaacaatcaagcttaattccatcgtctactagtatattcgagcttgtatcgtgttggacaaagcttggttcggcgtattgttgcttgatttggactccggaagctagggtttgcataatcttcttgatttcggtttggatactcgaggtaggaaattctacctctctttatatgttatttgggttctcttatgtcttatttgagtattttcatgctttgtttgagctggtattggttgttgtttggtctggctcaaaatctgttatctgatgaaaaatcgccaaattccggattcctaccggtaggcccgttctttctaccggtagaacattGTTGTGTTGCCAGAAAAttagcttcctaccggtagaacttttctcctaccggtagcctGTCTCAGATTTTTCCTCGTACAAAAAtggtggcctttctgttttgcatttgtaccggtaggacttattccctaccggtaggattgttaatttttttcccacctaccggtagtatttttatctctaccggtagaactcttACCAGCTGAAACTTGCACCCACTGTTtacaattcctaccggtagctccatgttccctaccggtagaccaCCAGTGAAAAGCAAAACTTCTCCTGTACcgttccacttttcttttccaagcctAAATGCCTTTCCAGGGGCTACAATGATTTGTttattatatatgatgatgGCTTGGGTAAATGCATGATGTCAGGATCATTGAGTTATCCAACTTGGATATGTCCGTATTTGTGAAATTCTTGAAATGGTAAATATGGGCCTCTTGCACAATATTTGTACGAACGATACACTTGAACTTGTGAACgacgcgcgaacattcagggcccatcgacgggtgggtgcctggcaggggatttcagggtcccataattagcctggcaggagcttatgctcataataatttttcaaggcctaaccttcaaggtgggtgcttggcaggggatatcggggtcccaaaattagcccggcaggagcttcggctcagacacataaatgacacgacatgttgagacacgatttgaacggatatgatttatgggttgaataaaagaaaatttggagattttgggacacttgttcatgaaagttgtgcttcctccgttgtcttgtgatcttttatcatttgttcattcgtctcgctcatttgcatatagagtttgcgtagacttttctactgggctagtgtagctcaagccttatattattttcaggtgctaacccggaaccctagcttgcattgcttggcgtgcttggagtgtggtcattatttttgaaagctaaccgaaggagttacttattcatcgttgtaaatttattttgaaagatgtattcgtaacttaaattgtaattcttttgatttggaatattgtaacccttaatcctctttcgacatttgatacttatgttgatttggggccgttgagcctatattgtaatattttggaaactttgtgaatttggaagcttaactaaggaaatgagaacacagtgatcttttgggtaccgtacggatatttgtgagtatttttattatgtaaatcacttataattatgtttaaaatcgagtacgtgacaacttggtatcagagcataggtttagaac
It encodes:
- the LOC131325773 gene encoding protein NLP2-like, coding for MPDSMKSPIPDILEPQIPDVKEFLRSHTGGGGKDRRGSGGGGSSGQDRRGSGGGRGSGGDHPDKGGKKKSEKGKGTASCIIRREDLELHFGSKREDVAKILDVSVSTLKRVCRDKGIPRRQNRASNSVGRPPDQHGERNTSTACKTPLHNVHARMEGEPDGQNQEANEFQRDLIEHSIALNTENDSTIAVYSETEAARGSSKWAFQLEGQTMQYTTYPYHNDLVFSQPQIASIEVPNENMGSLQDRRDLLASQVVAAQQEPLSEGNVFGFGNWTVGSCSDLAPTQPMHPFSHATGSSENLENLLASVDEHFMEGNVSGSSMSDPALSQPMRTIHHTMAIPYMMPLPTERQDKGSVKIEATYQGDNIKFQFPLTSGIKELKEVMSKTLERKLGSFKVKYKDEDGEWILMGLDEHVREYQQLLLGNKVTTKLKVQNKVPNTTNCDNCKCNNCRSLKRKRP